GCATCACTATTAAAAGCTAAAGATTGTGTACTATCACCTTCAACAGTTGCTGTAATTGGGTAATTAATTGCAAATAATTGATCATTACCAAAGTCATTCATATACGTATATAATTGTTGCTCAGTATCGACAACAACACTACCGGTTTGTTCTAAACCTAAACTATACGTTAAAATAGTGATAGGAAAATCAAACGTTACACATGCTATTGCAGATTCGCCTGCTGCCTCTAAATCCTCACAAACTGCAAGAATTTCGTCATAATCGGATTGGCTAGCAATAACCACCTCTGTATAGTTACTTAGTGTTACAGCAAATGGAAACTGTAATACAACAGAATCGTCATCCGTATTAAACTGCCCTAAAATATCGATAACCTGTTGGTAATCCGATTGGCTTATAATTGACACTTGCACACCATTAACTGTAGCCACAACAGGTAATACTACAGAAGAGCAAGACGTATCATCTAAAAAGTCGTCAAAAGACCCATCATATGCAGAAGCACGTTCTAGATTTTTTGCTGTTTCAGAATTAGCTGAATTTGTATTTGGGTTATTTCCGTTTTCGTTATCAATTTCATCTTGACAAGATGTAAACGTTAATAATGACGTTAAAAATAATGCTGTAAATAATTTAAGATTTTTCATAATTTAAAAGTTTGTAAAGTTAATTCTTCTTTTGTTGAATTGTAAATTTCTTTTTGAGAGCCTTTTTATTGCCTGTCTATAAGTAAGACAACTGGGTTATTTTTTACCCTACCCTAAAATGTTAAATAATTGATTTATAATATAAATTGAAGCTACACAGCTTGATAATAGTATGATCAATAAAAAAGTTTCTACTATTGTGATTAATTTTTCGGTTTCCATTTCTTATCTTTTGGATTAATACGACCTTAAGACAACACAAAATAATTTTACCCTACTTTTACAAAAAAATAATTCCCAAAAAAGAGTATTGAATCGCTTAACCTAATTTATGATTGACAGTAAAAATAACCTTTGCGAAGAGCATTACTTCAGTAATTTTTATTTAGAGCACCTCCAGTCGGCAAGTAACTTTGCCTATTACAAATGCGGAGACAATGCTAAATCTTTAGATTTAGTACAGGATGCTTTTTCTAAAATATGGGAAAATTGTTCTAAAATAGAGTTCACAAAAGCAAAGACGTATCTGTTTACCTCTATTAATAATATGTTTTTAAATACCATCAAACATAATAAGGTGGTTATGGATTACGCCAAAGCAGCACCTTATATAGATCAAGACAATCAAAGTCCAGAATACTTATTAGAAGAAGAAGAATTTAAAGTGAAGCTACAAAATGCTATTGCTTTATTGACGGATGGACAGCGTGAAGTGTTTTTATTAAATAGAATTGAAGGCAAAAAGTATCGTGAAATTGCTGTACTATTAGACCTCTCTCAAAAAGCGGTTGAAAAACGAATGTCTGCTGCCTTAAAAACATTAAAGCAACACATAGAAAACATTTAATAAAGTAGGGTAAACGAGTATTTAATTGTCTTAAGATTGAAGGATTTATAAAATGAAAGAAGAAAACAACATATTAAAATGGTTTAATAATGACTTGTCTAAACAGGAGCTTGACGATTTAAAACAATCCGAGGACTTTAAAACTTTAGAAAAAATCAAGCATTATAGTGCACAAATGCAAGCTCCAAAAGTGGATGCACAACACGCATTAGAGGCTTTTAAAAACAGAAAACTAACTAAAACAGAACCCAAAGTCATTCCGTTGCACTTTAAAACCTTTTTTAAAGTTGCTGCTATGGTTATTGTTTTATTAGGCGTATCCTACTTTGCCTTTTTTAATAACACGACCAATTTTACCACACAAATTGCAGAGACAGAAACGTTACAGTTACCAGATCAATCCGAAGTAATATTAAACGCAAAGTCTAGTTTATCTTATAATAAAAAAAATTGGGATGATCATCGCGATTTAACTTTAGACGGAGAAGCCTTTTTCAAGGTTAGTAAAGGTCAAAAATTTACTGTGACCACAGACGCCGGAATTGTTCAAGTGTTAGGAACACAATTTAACGTCAAAGAGCGTGACCATTATTTTGAAGTCATTTGTTACGAAGGTTTAGTTAGTGTCACCCATAATAATAAAACTGTAAAATTATCAAAAGGCAAAGGCTTTAAGGTGGTTAATGGTGTTATCCAATTAATAGACAACGATACTACCACAACGCCATCATGGTTGCAGGCCGAAAGTAGTTTTAACAAAATAGCATTACAAGAGGTCATTGCAGAGCTAGAGCGTCAATACCACGTGACTATCAAGGCACCTGCTATTGATATCAAACAATTATTTACCGGTACGTTTACACACAACAACCTAAATACCGCTTTACAATCCATTACAATCCCTCTTAAAATAAGTTTTAAAATTGAAGGAAAAACAGTCACATTTTATAAATATGAAGGGTAATTTCTGGCTAACCTGTTTTTGTTTAGTATTGGTTACTGTTAGTTTTGGTCAGACAGACAAACTGCCACTTGCAGACTACATTAAAACGCTTCAATCAGAATTTAATGTCAAGTTCTCTTACGCGGTGGAGGATGTTGCTAATATTATAATTATAAAACCAGATACCGTATTAAATCTAGACGACACGCTGGATTATTTAAACGCCAATACACTTTTAAATTTCAAGACTATTGACCAACGTTACATTACGGTTTCGGTATTAGAAAAAACAATTTCTATTTGCGGTACGGTATATTCTGCAACAGCAAACCAAAGTCTATTAGGTGCTTCTGTAATTATAAAAGGGACCACCAAAGGGACGACTACAAACTATAATGGTCAATTTCAGTTTAGTGATCTGCCATTAAATGCTACGCTTTCAATTTCTTACTTAGGGTTTGAATCCCAAGATGTGCTTGCTAAATATTTTTTCTCCGACAGTGAGCCCTGCAAACCAGTACGTCTAATTGAAAATAACGAAATGCTTAACGAGGTACTAATCACCAAGTATCTAACCACGGGTTTACAAAAGCTAATGGACGGAAGTCTGTTATTAAACACGGACCAATTTGGTATTTTACCAGGATTGATAGCGCCTGATATTTTACAATCCATACAAGCCCTTCCGGGAATAGAAAGTGTTAATGAAAGCATTGCCAATATTAATGTAAGAGGAGGTACTAACGACCAAAACCTTATGCTTTGGGATGGTATTAAAATGTACCATTCGGGTCACTTTTTTGGATTAATATCCGCTTACAATCCCAACTTAACCAATACAGTTGTGGTTACTAAAAACGGAACAAGCAGCCAATATAGCGATGGTGTATCTAGTACCATTAATATGTTTACAAAAGACGAGCTTTCGCATACCATCTCCGGAGGTGCTGGTATAAACTTAATAAGCGCAGATGCTTTTTTAGAATTACCGATTACCAAAAAACTAGAGTTACACCTTTCCGGAAGACGGTCTATCACAGATGTATTTACCACACCGACTTACGATAATTATTTTGAAAGAAGTTTTCAGGATAGTGATATTAATACCAACGCTAGTATTACAAATAGTAACACCCAATCCGATTTTGTGTTTTATGACTATTCTGCAAAAGTATTATTCGATTTAAATAAAAACCACAAGTTTAGAGCGAATGTTATTGGTATTAATAACACTTTAGATTATGCCGAAAGTATTACTGATAGCGAAAATACAACCACATCAAAAACTAGTAACCTCTCACAAAACAATTTAGGTTACGGCGGAAATTGGCAAGCACAATGGACCGATAAATTCAGCACTATTGTGGCAGGAAGTTACTCGCAATACAATGTAGATGCTTCAGATTTACGTGTCCAAACGGATCAACGTTTAACACAAGCTAACGAGGTTTTAGAAACTGGAGTCCAGTTAAAAACTCAGTGGGCAATCACTAGCAATCTATCCTTTTTAAATGGATACCAGTTTGACGAAATCGGTATTCTAAACGAAACCACAGTTACAGCACCGTCTTATGATCGTACTAAAAAAGACGTATTACTTAATCACGCCTTATTTTCTGAAGTCGAATACAATAAAAACAACACCTATTTCAGGATCGGTGTCCGTGCCAATTACTTTCAAAAGTTTAACCAGTTATTAATTGAACCTCGCTTAAATATCAGACAAAAACTAAATAACCAATTCGCTTTAAAATTGGAAGGCGAATTTAAAAATCAGTCTGCCACACAAATAGTCGATTTTCAAGATGATTTTTTAGGCGTGGAAAATAGACGTTGGATTTTAGCGGATAATGATGCCATACCAATCTCTAAAAGCAAACAAGCCTCTTTTGGTGTCGATTTTAAACAGCATAATTTTAGTATTGATGTGACTAGTTTTTACAAAGTCGTTAACGGTATTACCGCCAGAAACCAAGGCTTCTATAACAACTTTCAATACCTCAACGCAACGGGTAATTACACTGCTAAAGGTCTCGAGTTTCTAGCCAATAAAACGGCGGATAATTTCAGTACTTGGCTAAGTTACACGTATAGTATTAACGATTACGAGTTTGAAAGTTTTACGCCTTCCGTATTCCCAAACAATGTTGATATCCGACACTCCGTATCCTTGGCATTTAACTACACAGTATTAGATAACTTACAACTTTCCCTTGGTGGGATTTGGCGTTCTGGTCAACCATACACTAAACCTTTGGAAGATAACCAAACCGTTAAAATCAACAACAATTACTATGTTAATTATGACCAGCCCAATAGCAATAACGTCTCTCCTTTTTTTAGGATGGACACCTCAGCTAGTTACGATATCAACCTATCCGAGCAAACTAAATTGACTTTAAGAGCAGGTGTTAGAAATCTAACGAATCAAAACAATATAATCAATCGGTATTTTGAAGTCGATCCAGAAGACACTAACCAAACGATTGAAATCAACAACAAATCTTTAGGATTAACCCCAAACGTTAGTTTGCGTGTTAGTTTTTAATGGGGCTTTCTAAATCATTCCATTTTGTTAGACAGATCGTACTTTTAAGTTAAATAGTCTTAAGTTTGTTAACCGAATGATTTTTAATATTCTACAAAAAATAAATAGTATGCAAAAAAAAGTATTCACCCTTTTAGTTTTAGTGTTAATTACAAGTATCGGATATGCTCAATCTGATAAAATTGTAATAAAAACAGACCACTTAAAAGAAGCTAATTATCTAAAAGCTGATGACTTTTTTCTTACTCATTATCTATATATTGATTTATTTTTAAGAGAAAACTTATTTCCAGAAGCAACTACTGAAGAGGTCTCTTCCATTATACAAGCGTTAAAAAAATATATTTCAATAGAAAACAAATTAGACATTGAAATTGAAAAACCGGGCAAAACAAATTATTTAATTCGCTTTGCCATCTTAAAAAAAGATGATGACACAACGCTTTTAATTGCTTTCACAAACTGGAATGCACAAAACAAAATCTTCGAAAAAGAAATAAAGATAGAAAACGATTCCTACACAAGATGGTATTTTCTAAATGGAGACAAAATGACCTATAGAAAAGACCTATCTAATCAGAGCGATTATTCAAGTATTATAAAAATTGACTTAGCAAATGCTTATCTACTTGACGAACTGACGGAGAATGATAATAAAATAAAAGATACAATTGCTGAGGTTTTAGCAGAAAAGGACTTGAGTGTTTCAGACAATATAATGGCTAATTTAATTCTATTAAAATATCATATCTTACAAAGAGACAACGAGAATATCGTTGCACAAACCGAGTATTTGAATACCTTATTTGAAATCAATAAAACAGACACAACTATTAAAGGTTCAAAAATGGCATTTGAGGCTACAAAATTTCAAATAGACTTAATGAAGTAAACTATGACACCTCTAACAATCTGGATAAATATTACCCCCTGATAGATTAACGATATATCAAATATCCTTCTCTATAATCATCAACAACAAATCTTTAGGATTAACCCCAAACGTTAGTTTGCGTGTTAGTTTTTAATGGGTTACCTTTCTACATAGCAAACGGTTATAACAATAATCCCGTAAACTTACAGACTAATAATCCATATGCCTTTTTAAGATGAATAAAATCCTAACACTACTCCTCTTTCTTTTAACAGTAACGTCTTGTAAAAATAACAACCCCCAGGAAACGCCAACCACAGCTGAAACTCCGGATTATATAGAACTTATAGAAACAGATTACCAACTGTATAAACCAACACAAAAAGCAAAAGCGGTACTAGTGCTTTTTGGAGGATTCCCTGAAACAGCAGAAGACATAAAAAGAGAATTTAAAATTCTTGACCTTGCCAAACAAAATAATATTGCTGTTATTTTTTCTAACTACAACAAAAAATTATGGTTAGAAACGCAAGAAAAACACCAATTAGCCGCACAATTAC
This portion of the Olleya sp. Bg11-27 genome encodes:
- a CDS encoding FecR family protein, with the protein product MKEENNILKWFNNDLSKQELDDLKQSEDFKTLEKIKHYSAQMQAPKVDAQHALEAFKNRKLTKTEPKVIPLHFKTFFKVAAMVIVLLGVSYFAFFNNTTNFTTQIAETETLQLPDQSEVILNAKSSLSYNKKNWDDHRDLTLDGEAFFKVSKGQKFTVTTDAGIVQVLGTQFNVKERDHYFEVICYEGLVSVTHNNKTVKLSKGKGFKVVNGVIQLIDNDTTTTPSWLQAESSFNKIALQEVIAELERQYHVTIKAPAIDIKQLFTGTFTHNNLNTALQSITIPLKISFKIEGKTVTFYKYEG
- a CDS encoding RNA polymerase sigma factor; the encoded protein is MIDSKNNLCEEHYFSNFYLEHLQSASNFAYYKCGDNAKSLDLVQDAFSKIWENCSKIEFTKAKTYLFTSINNMFLNTIKHNKVVMDYAKAAPYIDQDNQSPEYLLEEEEFKVKLQNAIALLTDGQREVFLLNRIEGKKYREIAVLLDLSQKAVEKRMSAALKTLKQHIENI
- a CDS encoding TonB-dependent receptor domain-containing protein translates to MKGNFWLTCFCLVLVTVSFGQTDKLPLADYIKTLQSEFNVKFSYAVEDVANIIIIKPDTVLNLDDTLDYLNANTLLNFKTIDQRYITVSVLEKTISICGTVYSATANQSLLGASVIIKGTTKGTTTNYNGQFQFSDLPLNATLSISYLGFESQDVLAKYFFSDSEPCKPVRLIENNEMLNEVLITKYLTTGLQKLMDGSLLLNTDQFGILPGLIAPDILQSIQALPGIESVNESIANINVRGGTNDQNLMLWDGIKMYHSGHFFGLISAYNPNLTNTVVVTKNGTSSQYSDGVSSTINMFTKDELSHTISGGAGINLISADAFLELPITKKLELHLSGRRSITDVFTTPTYDNYFERSFQDSDINTNASITNSNTQSDFVFYDYSAKVLFDLNKNHKFRANVIGINNTLDYAESITDSENTTTSKTSNLSQNNLGYGGNWQAQWTDKFSTIVAGSYSQYNVDASDLRVQTDQRLTQANEVLETGVQLKTQWAITSNLSFLNGYQFDEIGILNETTVTAPSYDRTKKDVLLNHALFSEVEYNKNNTYFRIGVRANYFQKFNQLLIEPRLNIRQKLNNQFALKLEGEFKNQSATQIVDFQDDFLGVENRRWILADNDAIPISKSKQASFGVDFKQHNFSIDVTSFYKVVNGITARNQGFYNNFQYLNATGNYTAKGLEFLANKTADNFSTWLSYTYSINDYEFESFTPSVFPNNVDIRHSVSLAFNYTVLDNLQLSLGGIWRSGQPYTKPLEDNQTVKINNNYYVNYDQPNSNNVSPFFRMDTSASYDINLSEQTKLTLRAGVRNLTNQNNIINRYFEVDPEDTNQTIEINNKSLGLTPNVSLRVSF